DNA sequence from the Alteribacter lacisalsi genome:
CACACCTTCAAGCTCATGTGTTGCTTCAGCATCATAATCTTCAAGATCCTTTACTTCCTGAGCTCCGACGATCATTTCAACGTTGGAGAAACGTGTCGCCGTGTAATCAGGGTGAGCAATTACCTGCCATGCATAAGCCATATCCTGAGCAGTCAGCTCTTCGCCGTTATGCCATTTAACCCCTGGCTCGATATGGAAAGTAATCGTTTTTCCGTCATCTGACATTTCCCAAGTAGCCAGATTCGGTTCTGGAAGAAGTTCATCATCCGTACCAACAAGACCTTCAGTCATGAGACCCAGTGCAAGAGCATCATCCTGACCGCCGTAGTGGGCGATGTCAAAGATCCCTGCAAACGGCTGTGTGTAGCCGTATGTTACAGTGCCGCCCTGTGGTGCATCTTCCTGAGCTGCTTCGTCTTCCTCATCTGCGTCTTCGTCTGACGCATCTTCATCATCATCAGCGTCATCAGCTGATTCTTCTGTCTCCTCAGCATCATCAGGAGTGTCAGCATCCGCCGGCTCTGTATCATCTCCACAGGCTGCCATCACAATGGATCCGGAAAGAAGTACAGATAATAGTAAAGATTTTTTCATTTTTTATTTCCCCCTTATTCTCTTTTCATCATCAAAGTTGTGAATGTAAAACCCCGGCTGACGTTCACCCCCTTAAAGAAATTAATGATTACCGGAATTCTTCTCCTGCAGTTGTGTAAGAAAATTCGGAATTCTTTCAAAAAAATAATACAACCCACTGCTATGTAATGTTCTTACATCAGCTGTCCTGGATCTGAATTTACTGGTAGCCATCCTACTCTGTTTTTCACATTCTCTGAACAAAATTAATAGTATCAAATTATCTTTCAATTAGCAATATTAGAAAAACAAAATATTATATTTTGATACAATTTTTTAAAAAAATTACACAAAAAAACCAGTAATAACGCTGGTTTATTATAAATATTTTTTTTGGCAAATTATTTTCATTTCCTGTAATCATGAGGAATTTTCACCTGACTGATTAAAATAGATTCCTTCTGACCATCCTGCTAGAGATTACAGAAAGGATGTGTAAATGAATGAACCGATTAGCTTTTACTTTTATATCAGTATGTCTGCTGCTCGCTGCGTCCGCCTGTGCACCTGACAGTCCTGATTACAAAAGTCAGTCCGATGGATACAAAAACAATCAAGGTGCTCTTGAGCATGGGATTAAGCACGAGAGTCATCATGCGGTGGAAACCTTTGCAGGCGGTCACGATGTGGGTAAACTTGAGGCCGCAGCACATTTAAAAACGGCAGATGGGCAGGATGCCGGCAAAGTCTCCTTCTTTTCTATCGATGATCAGGTCCTTGTTAAAGCAGAAGTTAAAAACCTCTCCCCTTCTGGTTTTCGCGGCTTCCATATTCACGAGAACGGTATTTGTGAAGCAGATGCTCCTGACGGTCCCTTTACAACTGCGGGAGGTCACTACAGTCCGGGAGGCAAAGATCACGATCATCATATAGGAGATATGCCTTCCCTTTATATTACGGGTAACACGACAGGCTACATGGTTGCCAAGCTTGACCGATTCTCGCCTTCA
Encoded proteins:
- a CDS encoding superoxide dismutase family protein encodes the protein MNRLAFTFISVCLLLAASACAPDSPDYKSQSDGYKNNQGALEHGIKHESHHAVETFAGGHDVGKLEAAAHLKTADGQDAGKVSFFSIDDQVLVKAEVKNLSPSGFRGFHIHENGICEADAPDGPFTTAGGHYSPGGKDHDHHIGDMPSLYITGNTTGYMVAKLDRFSPSQLVEDQVAVIIHEDADNFANIPERYQSEKHDSPGPDQDTLKTGDAGPRQACGVVEASR